In Candidatus Neomarinimicrobiota bacterium, the following proteins share a genomic window:
- the ispD gene encoding 2-C-methyl-D-erythritol 4-phosphate cytidylyltransferase, whose protein sequence is MSERSSVRVSAVIPAAGKGLRFSSGDNSSPVTLRKQFSALLSEPLIFTTLQPFLYLERIDSIVLAVQEDAFNWLESQMEERHFEKEVRLVVGGKRRQDSVRNGLDVVAPESDVVVVHDAVRPFVEERWIDETVRLCADYDGAIVAVPAKDTLKQVSGEVVNATIDRRDVWQAQTPQTFNVEVLISGFDSAEAQGIQATDEAQLVEMNGGRVAIVEGSHRNIKITTQEDWELAQAIYEGRLANDD, encoded by the coding sequence TTGTCTGAGCGTTCGTCTGTGCGCGTCTCGGCCGTCATTCCCGCCGCTGGAAAGGGGCTCAGATTTTCCTCTGGTGACAACTCTTCACCTGTTACCCTACGAAAGCAGTTCAGCGCTCTCCTGTCTGAGCCGCTCATCTTTACTACTCTTCAGCCTTTCCTTTATCTGGAACGGATTGACAGCATCGTTCTGGCGGTACAGGAGGATGCTTTCAACTGGTTAGAGAGTCAAATGGAAGAGCGCCATTTTGAGAAAGAGGTCCGGCTGGTGGTAGGCGGCAAGCGACGACAGGATAGTGTCCGCAACGGTCTGGACGTTGTGGCGCCGGAGTCTGACGTTGTGGTCGTGCACGATGCCGTGAGACCTTTCGTTGAAGAACGCTGGATTGACGAAACGGTCCGCCTCTGTGCGGATTACGACGGCGCCATCGTGGCAGTGCCGGCAAAGGATACGCTGAAGCAGGTGAGTGGTGAGGTGGTGAATGCTACAATTGACAGGAGAGATGTGTGGCAAGCACAGACGCCTCAGACATTCAACGTCGAAGTGCTGATTTCCGGTTTTGACAGTGCCGAGGCGCAAGGCATTCAAGCCACCGATGAGGCGCAACTTGTGGAAATGAATGGCGGGCGGGTGGCCATCGTGGAGGGGAGTCACCGGAACATAAAGATTACGACGCAGGAGGATTGGGAGTTGGCACAAGCTATTTATGAGGGAAGATTGGCGAATGATGATTGA